In a genomic window of Streptomyces katrae:
- a CDS encoding glycosyltransferase family 2 protein, whose translation MRVGAVIITMGNRPDELKALLDSVARQDGDPVEVVVVGQGVEVTGLPEGVRTVHLPENLGIPGGRNVGIEAFGPGGRDVDVLLFLDDDGLLERTDTAELCRQAFTEDPELGIVSFRIADPDTGATQRRHVPRLRASDPMRSSRVTTFLGGANAVRTKVFEQVGALPAEFFYAHEETDLAWRALDAGWLIDYRADMVLLHPTTAPSRHAVYHRMVARNRVWLARRNLPAPLVPVYLGVWLALTLVRRPSAPALKAWFGGFKEGWTTPCGPRRPMRWRTVWRLTRLGRPPVI comes from the coding sequence CTGCGCGTCGGTGCGGTGATCATCACCATGGGCAACCGCCCCGACGAGCTCAAGGCGCTCCTGGACTCGGTGGCCCGCCAGGACGGCGACCCCGTCGAGGTGGTCGTCGTCGGCCAGGGCGTCGAGGTCACGGGCCTGCCCGAAGGCGTGCGCACCGTGCACCTCCCCGAGAACCTGGGCATCCCCGGCGGCCGCAACGTCGGCATCGAGGCCTTCGGCCCCGGCGGCCGCGACGTGGACGTGCTGCTCTTCCTCGACGACGACGGCCTCCTGGAGCGCACCGACACCGCCGAGCTGTGCCGGCAGGCCTTCACCGAGGACCCCGAGCTGGGCATCGTCAGCTTCCGGATCGCCGACCCGGACACCGGTGCGACCCAGCGCCGCCACGTGCCCCGGCTGCGCGCCTCCGACCCGATGCGCTCCTCCCGCGTGACCACCTTCCTGGGCGGCGCCAACGCCGTCCGCACGAAGGTCTTCGAGCAGGTGGGAGCGCTGCCGGCCGAGTTCTTCTACGCCCACGAGGAGACCGACCTGGCCTGGCGGGCCCTCGACGCCGGGTGGCTGATCGACTACCGCGCGGACATGGTGCTGCTGCACCCGACGACCGCACCCTCCCGGCACGCGGTCTACCACCGTATGGTGGCGCGCAACCGGGTGTGGCTCGCCCGCCGCAACCTGCCCGCCCCGCTGGTGCCGGTCTACCTGGGGGTCTGGCTGGCGCTGACGCTCGTGCGCAGGCCCTCGGCGCCGGCGCTCAAGGCCTGGTTCGGCGGGTTCAAGGAGGGCTGGACCACCCCCTGCGGTCCCCGGCGCCCCATGAGGTGGCGTACCGTGTGGCGGCTGACGCGACTGGGCCGACCGCCTGTCATCTGA
- a CDS encoding ABC transporter permease, protein MSDTTHDGALATSKPPSDDAGLSPAELARKYGLSVSGARPSLGGYVRQLWGRRHFIMAFSQAKLVAQYSQAKLGQIWQVATPLLNALVYYLIFGLIMNAGRGMPKGVYIPFLVTGIFVFTFTQSSLMAGVRAIPGNLGLVRALHFPRASLPISFSMQQLQQLLYSMIVVVIVTVAFGNYPRLSWLLVIPTLALQFVFNTGLALIFGRMGSKTPDLAQLMPFITRTWMYASGVMFSISGALKGRHVPGWVTDALQWNPAAIYMDLIRYALIHDYGARNLPPHVWAFAVGWAVVIGLGGFVYFWKAEERYGRG, encoded by the coding sequence GTGAGTGACACAACCCACGACGGCGCCCTCGCCACGAGCAAGCCGCCGTCCGACGACGCGGGGCTCAGCCCCGCGGAGCTCGCCAGGAAGTACGGCTTGTCCGTCAGCGGCGCGCGGCCCAGCCTGGGCGGATACGTGCGGCAGCTCTGGGGTCGGCGCCACTTCATCATGGCCTTCTCCCAGGCCAAGCTGGTGGCGCAGTACAGCCAGGCGAAGCTCGGGCAGATCTGGCAGGTGGCGACCCCCCTGCTGAACGCGCTCGTCTACTACCTGATCTTCGGCCTCATCATGAACGCGGGCCGGGGCATGCCGAAGGGCGTCTACATCCCCTTCCTGGTGACGGGCATCTTCGTCTTCACCTTCACCCAGAGCTCGCTGATGGCCGGCGTCCGGGCCATCCCCGGCAACCTCGGCCTGGTCCGCGCCCTGCACTTCCCGCGCGCCTCCCTGCCGATCTCCTTCTCGATGCAGCAGCTCCAGCAGCTGCTGTACTCGATGATCGTCGTGGTGATCGTCACGGTGGCGTTCGGCAACTACCCGCGGCTGTCCTGGCTGCTGGTCATCCCGACGCTGGCGCTCCAGTTCGTCTTCAACACCGGCCTCGCGCTGATCTTCGGGCGGATGGGCTCGAAGACCCCCGACCTCGCGCAGCTGATGCCGTTCATCACGCGCACGTGGATGTACGCCTCGGGCGTCATGTTCTCGATCAGCGGGGCCCTCAAGGGCCGGCACGTGCCCGGGTGGGTCACCGACGCCCTCCAGTGGAACCCGGCGGCCATCTACATGGACCTCATCCGGTACGCGCTGATCCACGACTACGGCGCGCGCAACCTGCCGCCGCACGTGTGGGCCTTCGCCGTCGGCTGGGCCGTCGTGATCGGCCTCGGCGGTTTCGTGTACTTCTGGAAGGCTGAGGAGCGTTACGGCCGTGGCTGA